Proteins from a genomic interval of Plasmodium reichenowi strain SY57 chromosome 11, whole genome shotgun sequence:
- a CDS encoding protein kinase, putative: MGNTLDSNKPENFVTYADYKYIGKLNNKNQHHGIGIILYNSGESFYGSFINGKKEGKGIYIDKNLTRYINTWVDDNVFGKVKVVPYNSNRVYYFYYKNYMIEKCIYFDNNINNKESYHENNIYNNYHNNSYNNYHDSSYNNYHDSSYNNYHDSSYNNCSCDDEEKRKYPIGDIKFKEDLSNYIHSTHIKKKNNKLFNKNDKEYNISPSSLSYSSDSENINLLDILKKKKKKKKKKKKKHTQILSCTRHKMYEHNMNESNFTKKDNLNYEHTNKVNMSFYEKNKKKKLFKYFSNNIENLIIENYQTWSLREVIQWLMLCNVPVKWLISFYNNNITGDKLKYININTLRNELGIIAYGHAIKILQLIKNLQVMAYNKKFNNLIQIEEYKNYIRQKENTKKKKNIKKGKKKKKKKKKXXXXKKKKNIKKGKKKKRKKKKQTKKFNNMDKKYIHLAIHKNVKNIQNDTFYNKDENIYNCKNQTNFIHQNYSEIKKIVNKKKVSFEHDNNEEKKKINIMKFIKNNKSFQNSNGEYYLINDLSNGICSDSIFYKSLQSKSSSPSSSQSSSSPSSPSPSPSPSPSSSPSPSPSSPPSPSPSPSSSSPPSPSPSPSSSPSPSPPSPSPPLSYKDNFSSSSSCSSLERLPSYEKKLLSSSQSNIEHIKNLPLDVLSNNNNSANIKIKKSKSKYNNDKKEQKKFPLILNKSSSEFSPSHSYTSESYDYNIKPSLQSASNNSLDSSCSIYSTCSSSSSYVSSLYSNRSNDILNFSRNKIIKYCNNIYMNTKLAYSYMNGFIIPHEDLIFIHPIENYYMDNTNENNNINNRYTKEKIMNHNFSFNTKNNTSFIDINTNIFSSNKQQNINNFGKYKKMKSRMFKGKYMGKEVAIKILVGKIKNFKKLHKILYNLYNLRHSNFVLIMGVSIHYPFVFIIYEYMKNKCLFSYLHCIKYKHVYISTFLQRYKTLLHITQQEKIKKTNNINNNNINNDKDYNDKKKEDEQHNIDHQDTFVDLPEKSNTSSDDNNSTDISQIQKENFHFINKKIEEKKGIIYDDHTSTLSDHSIHNINKSYYNVYKKKMNIFHYEHNVLCGAYDNNDDNINDDNINDDNINDDNINDDNINDDNINDDNINDNHINDNHINDNHIYSNNIYDNHKNTSLNSKEQNIDHNIEQINECNKYASETKYTIKKSNLKNNIISHKNFQTCNQIQMNQPYTFPPYQKELSAYLKNEKTKMKRKVLFSYLKTHIHFNSQQINDQHNRLSVQKIMKIITDVTLACTYLEKEKMSPINLKPTNILLDESLNAKISDFGISKIEECLDMNIDYSYKISSNSVIKINKKEYEQKKAKKIKIVNKNNNDLLYLYDHNNNVYKYNTQYIDVTYNSSYPSIFYWTPPEILRGKKNKKFYSDIYAFGIILWEMLSNDIPYNYPFASHIMAAVGYANEELSFNNIPVSIQSLIKACVNRNKYKRPTFEHILKTISTLYQKANTKVEDALISFMDGT; the protein is encoded by the exons ATGGGCAACACCCTTGATAGTAACAAACCAGAAAACTTTGTTACTTATGCGgattataaatatataggaaaattaaataataaaaaccAACATCATGGGATAGgtatcatattatataattctgGAGAATCATTTTATGGTTCCTTTATAAACGGGAAAAAAGAAGGCAAAGggatatatattgataagAATTTAAcaagatatataaatacttGGGTTGATGATAATGTGTTCGGAAAAGTAAAAGTTGTTCCatataatagtaatagagtgtattatttttattacaaaaattatatgatagagaaatgtatatattttgataataatataaataataaagagTCTTAtcatgaaaataatatttataataactACCATAACAATTCTTATAATAACTACCATGACAGTTCTTATAATAACTACCATGACAGTTCTTATAATAACTACCATGACAGttcttataataattgttcttgtgatgatgaagaaaaaagaaaatatcCAATTGGAGACATCAAGTTTAAAGAAGATCTATCCAATTATATTCACTCTACtcatataaagaaaaaaaataataaactttttaataaaaacgataaagaatataatatttccCCCTCATCACTATCATACAGCTCAGACTCAGAAAATATTAATCTACTcgatattttaaaaaaaaaaaaaaaaaaaaaaaaaaaaaaaaaaaaaaaacacacACAAATATTATCTTGTACACGACATAAAATGTATGAAcataatatgaatgaatCAAACTTTACAAAAAAGGACAACTTAAATTATGAACACACCAACAAAGTGAATATGTCcttttatgaaaaaaataagaaaaaaaaactttttaaatatttttcaaataatatagaaaatttaattattgAAAATTATCAAACATGGTCTTTAAGAGAAGTAATTCAATGGCTTATGTTATGCAATGTACCTGTTAAATGGTTAATAagtttttataataataatataactggtgataaattaaaatatattaatataaatactCTAAGAAATGAATTGGGGATTATTGCTTATGGACATGCAATCaaaatattacaattaataaaaaatctACAAGTTATGgcatataataaaaaattcaataacttaatacaaatagaagaatataaaaattatataagaCAAAAGGaaaacacaaaaaaaaaaaaaaatataaaaaaaggaaaaaaaaaaaaaaaaaaaaaaaaaaaaaaNNNNNNNNNaaaaaaaaaaaaaaatataaaaaaaggaaaaaaaaaaaaaaggaaaaaaaaaaaacaaacaaaaaaattcaaCAACATggataaaaaatatatacatttagctattcataaaaatgttaagaatatacaaaatgatactttttataataaggatgaaaatatttacaattGTAAGAATCAAACAAATTTTATTCATCAAAATTATTctgaaataaaaaaaatcgtgaataaaaagaaagtaTCATTTGAacatgataataatgaagaaaaaaaaaaaataaatattatgaaatttataaaaaataataaatcattCCAAAATTCAAATGGggaatattatttaataaatgacTTATCAAATGGTATATGTAGTGAtagtatattttataaatcaTTACAATCAAAATCGTCATCACCATCATCATCACaatcatcatcatcaccATCATCACCATCACCATCACCATCACCGTCACCATCATCATCACCATCACCGTCACCATCATCACCACCATCACCTTCACCATCAccatcatcatcatcaccACCATCACCATCACCTTCACCATCATCATCACCTTCACCATCACCACCATCTCCGTCACCCCCCTTATCTTATAAAGACAACTTTTCCAGTTCATCCTCTTGTAGTTCTTTAGAACGATTACCttcatatgaaaaaaaattattatcttcatcaCAATCAAATATAGAACACATAAAAAACCTTCCCTTAGATGTCTTAagcaataataataattcggcaaatataaaaataaaaaaaagtaaatcaaaatataacaatgataaaaaagaaCAGAAGAAATTCCCATTGATTCTGAATAAATCAAGTTCTGAATTTTCACCTTCTCATTCGTACACCTCCGAAtcatatgattataatattaaacCATCCTTACAATCAGCATCTAATAATTCTTTAGATTCTTCTTGTAGTATATATTCAACATGTTCTTCATCCTCCTCGTATGtttcttcattatattCCAATAGAAGTAATGATATTCTGAATTTTTctagaaataaaataattaaatattgcaataatatatacatgaaTACCAAATTAGCATACTCTTATATGAATGGTTTCATAATTCCGCATGAagatttaatatttatacacCCTATcgaaaattattatatggataatacaaatgaaaataataatataaataatcgTTATActaaagaaaaaattatgaatcataatttttcatttaatacaaaaaaCAACACATCCTTTATAGATATAAACACAAAcatattttcatcaaacaaacaacaaaatataaataactttggaaaatataaaaaaatgaaaagtAGAATGTTTAAAGGTAAATATATGGGAAAAGAAGTAgctataaaaatattagttggaaaaataaaaaattttaaaaaacttcataagatattatataatttatacaACTTAAGACATTCAAATTTTGTTCTTATAATGGGAGTATCTATTCATTATccttttgtttttataatttatgaatatatgaaaaataagTGTCTCTTTTCATACCTACACtgtattaaatataaacatgtCTATATAAGCACTTTCCTTCAAAGGTATAAGACATTGTTACATATTACTCaacaagaaaaaattaaaaaaacaaacaacataaataataacaacataAATAATGACAAAGATTACAATGATAAGAAGAAAGAAGATGAACAGCATAATATTGATCATCAAGACACATTTGTAGATTTACCAGAGAAAAGTAATACATCaagtgatgataataattcaaCAGATATTAGTCAAATACAAAAGGaaaattttcatttcataaataaaaaaattgaagaAAAGAAAGGTATTATTTATGATGATCATACAAGTACTCTTTCTGATCATAgtatacataatattaacaaaagttattataatgtatataaaaagaaaatgaatatatttcattacGAACATAATGTATTATGTGGAGCATAcgataataatgatgataatataaatgatgataatataaatgatgataatataaatgatgataatataaatgatgataatataaatgatgataatataaatgatgataatataaatgataatcatataaatgataatcatataaatgataatcatatatattctaataatatttatgataatCATAAGAACACATCATTAAATTCAAAGGAACAAAACATCGATCACAATATTGAACAGATTAATGAATGTAACAAATATGCTTCAGAAACAAAATAtactataaaaaaaagcaatttaaaaaataatattatatcacATAAAAACTTTCAAACATGTAATCAAATACAAATGAACCAACCATATACATTTCCGCCATATCAAAAAGAATTATCAGCctatttaaaaaatgaaaaaacaaaaatgaaaagaaaagttCTCTTTAGTTATTTAAAAACtcatatacattttaattCACAACAAATTAATGACCAACATAATCGTTTAAGCgttcaaaaaataatgaaaattataac AGATGTGACTTTGGCTTGCACTTATTTAGAAAAGGAAAAG ATGAGTCcaataaatttaaaaccaacaaatatattacttGACGAATCTCTGAACGCTAAAATATCTGACTTTGGTATATCAAAAATAGAAGAATGTCTAGATATGAATATTGATTATTCCTATAAAATTTCATCAAACAGTGTGataaaaattaacaaaaaagaatatgaacaaaagaaagcgaaaaaaataaaaatagtaaacaaaaataataatgatttgttatatttgtatgatcataataataatgtgtataaatataatacacaATATATTGATGTTACCTATAATAGTTCTTATCCCTCCATTTTTTATTGGACTCCCCCAGAA atattaagggggaaaaaaaataaaaaattttattcaGACATTTATGCTTTCGGAATCATACTTTGGGAAATg CTATCTAATGATATTCCATATAATTACCCCTTTGCCTCACACATAATG